A stretch of the Nitratifractor salsuginis DSM 16511 genome encodes the following:
- a CDS encoding DUF4149 domain-containing protein yields the protein MKKYFRIATMAYLIWLGAMLGAVIYAGAVVAPVIFHSAQWLGSEVLSHFQEGLIMTRNFVLLSYAVTATIIFVFLYEGYKYKMGERDKLTQAAAFVVIFTGAMFNWYYLPDIVTMQMAGEQMTQSQAFINTHKGSELDFKIFALGILVLMIQNMRKACK from the coding sequence ATGAAAAAGTATTTTCGAATCGCCACGATGGCTTATCTGATCTGGCTGGGGGCTATGCTGGGGGCCGTCATTTATGCGGGGGCGGTGGTCGCTCCGGTGATCTTCCATAGTGCCCAGTGGCTGGGGAGCGAAGTATTGAGCCACTTCCAGGAGGGCTTGATTATGACCCGGAACTTTGTCCTGCTCAGCTACGCGGTGACGGCCACGATCATCTTCGTCTTTCTCTACGAGGGATACAAATACAAAATGGGTGAGCGGGACAAGCTGACCCAGGCCGCCGCCTTTGTCGTGATCTTCACCGGGGCGATGTTCAATTGGTATTACCTCCCCGATATCGTCACGATGCAGATGGCGGGGGAGCAGATGACCCAGAGCCAAGCCTTCATCAATACCCACAAAGGAAGCGAGCTCGATTTCAAAATTTTCGCTCTGGGGATCCTGGTGCTGATGATCCAGAATATGCGCAAGGCGTGTAAATAA
- a CDS encoding DNA-deoxyinosine glycosylase encodes MSKLSHPFEPIVFDDTEILILGTFPSIDSFDKAFYYAHPRNQFWPILSEITGYPVNNRDQKIWLLKSSKLGLWDMVQGCSRSNSLDSSLREIEVNDILALLQKYPSIRKILFTGRKAQDLFEKHYGDLKIERDYLPSPSPAYAGMSYKQKVKEYREKINVGR; translated from the coding sequence ATGAGTAAGTTGAGCCATCCGTTCGAGCCGATCGTTTTTGACGATACGGAGATTTTGATCCTGGGGACTTTTCCCAGTATCGACTCTTTTGACAAAGCCTTCTATTACGCCCATCCCCGCAATCAGTTCTGGCCCATTCTCTCGGAGATTACCGGCTATCCGGTCAATAACCGGGATCAGAAGATCTGGCTGCTCAAGTCTTCCAAACTGGGGCTCTGGGATATGGTGCAAGGCTGCAGCCGAAGCAACTCCCTCGACAGCTCCCTCAGAGAGATCGAAGTCAACGACATCCTTGCGCTTCTGCAAAAGTATCCCTCCATCCGCAAGATCCTCTTTACCGGGCGCAAAGCCCAAGACCTTTTTGAGAAGCATTACGGCGACCTGAAGATCGAGCGGGATTATCTCCCCTCTCCTTCTCCCGCCTATGCGGGGATGAGCTATAAACAGAAGGTCAAAGAGTATCGGGAGAAGATCAATGTCGGTCGTTAG
- a CDS encoding symmetrical bis(5'-nucleosyl)-tetraphosphatase: MIWAIGDLQGCYDSFRRLLEKIDFDPQRDTLWLAGDLVNRGPKSREALEYLYPIRESLRIVLGNHDIALLAAWWGIKRSNPTLDPIFEDERHELWLEWLRRQPFVQVDLNLGYVMAHAGIPPEFGLGSSLHYNRILMRKLQSERAPEWLAAMMGKNEDHFDPLGDDTQHERYMLAGFTRMRYCYPDGRLDFDQKGPPTDKVRKKGLMPWFECPVRKRVDEKILFGHWSTLGYFENDEVCCLDSGCLWKGKLTARRLDMKEGEIVQVECPGGIEPE; the protein is encoded by the coding sequence ATGATCTGGGCCATCGGCGATCTCCAGGGGTGTTACGACTCCTTTCGGCGGCTCTTGGAGAAGATCGACTTCGATCCGCAGCGCGATACCCTCTGGCTGGCGGGGGATCTGGTCAACCGGGGGCCGAAGTCGCGGGAGGCTTTGGAGTATCTCTACCCGATCCGGGAGAGCCTGCGGATCGTGTTGGGCAATCACGACATCGCCCTGCTGGCGGCCTGGTGGGGGATCAAGAGATCCAACCCGACCCTCGATCCCATCTTCGAGGATGAGCGGCACGAATTGTGGCTGGAGTGGCTGCGGCGGCAACCCTTTGTGCAGGTGGATTTGAATCTGGGTTATGTGATGGCCCATGCGGGTATTCCTCCCGAATTCGGCCTGGGAAGCAGCCTCCACTACAACCGCATCCTGATGCGCAAACTCCAAAGCGAGCGCGCCCCTGAGTGGCTGGCGGCGATGATGGGCAAAAACGAGGATCATTTCGACCCTCTGGGTGATGATACCCAGCACGAGCGCTATATGCTGGCCGGTTTTACCCGGATGCGCTATTGTTATCCCGACGGCCGCCTCGATTTCGACCAGAAAGGTCCTCCCACGGACAAGGTGAGGAAAAAGGGGCTGATGCCCTGGTTCGAATGTCCGGTACGCAAAAGGGTGGATGAGAAGATCCTCTTCGGCCACTGGTCCACTCTGGGCTATTTCGAGAACGATGAGGTGTGCTGCCTCGATAGCGGCTGCCTCTGGAAAGGCAAGCTCACTGCCCGGCGGCTCGATATGAAGGAGGGGGAGATTGTGCAGGTGGAATGTCCTGGGGGCATAGAGCCCGAATAG
- a CDS encoding M20/M25/M40 family metallo-hydrolase encodes MTNLERILTYFKTIASIPHCSREAGELREYLARFGQEVGYEVLEDSAGNLLMRRGKPKLCLQGHYDMVCVGNAPEIELIERERWLEARDSSLGADNGMAIAMMMALMEEGAELEFLLTADEEVGLVGAKALAFELQSPYLLNLDTEEAGEVYIGCAGGVDIVGRRSCERLPDHRPAWRVRLCGLPGGHSGVDIDKGIPNAIKELAQALAEDEELGLVSFVGGERRNSIPVHAEAVVRSAKRPEPGDAFDFTVEEAEDAQEGVFADSDRLLRLLATAPHGVVSRNEELQIPQQSLNLAQVDFSLSGCRIDYSLRAMSDGDLQSLADRTETLLHRYGFEVSREEAYPAWKPEVNEFTLKVAEFLKEEFGHSEMKAIHAGLECGILSQKYPQIKMASIGPTIENPHSVRERVDLESVERTFGALKKIIGEIE; translated from the coding sequence ATGACCAATCTAGAGAGAATTCTGACCTATTTCAAAACCATCGCTTCGATTCCCCATTGCAGCCGGGAGGCGGGGGAGCTTCGGGAGTATCTGGCCCGTTTCGGACAAGAGGTGGGGTATGAGGTGCTGGAGGATTCTGCGGGCAACCTGCTGATGCGCCGGGGTAAGCCGAAGCTCTGCCTCCAGGGGCACTACGATATGGTCTGTGTGGGCAATGCGCCCGAGATCGAGCTCATCGAGCGCGAAAGGTGGCTGGAGGCCCGAGACTCCTCTCTGGGGGCCGATAACGGGATGGCGATCGCGATGATGATGGCACTGATGGAGGAGGGGGCCGAGCTGGAGTTTCTCCTGACTGCCGATGAAGAGGTGGGGCTGGTGGGGGCCAAGGCCCTGGCTTTCGAGCTTCAAAGCCCCTATCTGCTCAATCTCGATACGGAGGAGGCGGGAGAGGTCTATATCGGGTGTGCGGGGGGCGTGGATATTGTCGGCCGTCGTAGCTGTGAGCGACTCCCCGACCATCGCCCCGCTTGGAGGGTGCGCCTCTGCGGTCTGCCCGGCGGCCACTCGGGAGTCGATATCGACAAGGGCATCCCCAACGCCATCAAGGAGCTGGCCCAAGCTCTGGCGGAGGATGAGGAGCTGGGGCTGGTCTCCTTCGTGGGAGGGGAACGGCGCAACTCGATCCCCGTTCACGCCGAAGCGGTGGTCCGTTCGGCCAAACGCCCTGAACCGGGGGATGCTTTTGATTTCACTGTCGAAGAGGCGGAAGATGCCCAGGAGGGGGTCTTTGCCGATTCGGACAGACTCCTGCGGCTTCTGGCCACTGCCCCCCACGGCGTCGTCTCCCGCAACGAAGAGCTCCAGATTCCCCAACAGAGCCTCAACCTCGCCCAGGTGGACTTTTCCCTCTCCGGCTGCCGCATCGATTACAGCCTCAGGGCGATGAGTGACGGGGATCTGCAAAGCCTGGCGGATCGGACCGAAACCCTCCTGCACCGTTACGGCTTCGAAGTGAGCCGCGAAGAGGCTTACCCCGCCTGGAAGCCGGAGGTCAATGAATTTACGCTCAAGGTCGCCGAGTTCCTCAAAGAGGAGTTTGGGCATAGCGAAATGAAAGCGATCCACGCCGGCCTGGAGTGCGGGATCTTGAGCCAAAAATATCCGCAGATCAAAATGGCTTCCATCGGCCCTACCATCGAGAATCCCCATTCGGTGCGGGAACGGGTGGATCTGGAGTCGGTAGAGCGGACTTTTGGGGCGTTGAAGAAGATCATTGGGGAAATTGAGTGA
- a CDS encoding response regulator transcription factor codes for MKTDRSSLKKLRILYVEDEHTLAEMMQRAVGHHFGDFRIAENGQEGLQLFKKLRPDLVITDITMPGMDGLTMGRFIHELSADTPLIVLSAYSDKEKLLGAIDTGVSKYFIKPFDPVELLEYLESIAPKIIEKQRIAIRPGYLYDRHSGSLRHQGAPIPLSARERTFLEALLEEPGYFLDTPAIKKLLWPEAEVTDDAVRVFINRLRAKTGKEFLHTRPGEGYYLKVE; via the coding sequence ATGAAAACCGACCGATCTTCCCTCAAAAAGCTACGAATCCTCTATGTGGAGGATGAACATACCCTAGCCGAGATGATGCAGCGGGCCGTAGGACACCATTTCGGAGACTTTCGCATTGCCGAAAACGGTCAGGAGGGCTTGCAACTTTTTAAAAAGCTGCGCCCCGACCTGGTGATCACCGATATCACGATGCCGGGGATGGACGGCTTGACAATGGGGCGCTTCATCCACGAGCTCTCTGCCGATACACCCCTGATCGTCCTGAGCGCCTACAGCGACAAAGAGAAACTCCTGGGAGCCATCGATACCGGGGTGAGCAAATATTTCATCAAGCCCTTCGACCCTGTGGAACTGCTGGAGTATCTGGAGAGCATCGCCCCGAAGATCATCGAAAAACAGAGGATCGCTATCCGCCCCGGCTACCTCTATGACCGCCACTCCGGCAGCCTCCGACACCAGGGAGCCCCCATCCCGCTCAGTGCAAGAGAGCGGACCTTTCTCGAGGCCCTCCTGGAGGAACCGGGATACTTTCTCGATACTCCGGCGATCAAAAAGCTACTCTGGCCCGAAGCAGAAGTCACCGATGACGCCGTGCGGGTCTTCATCAACCGCCTCCGCGCCAAAACCGGCAAAGAGTTCCTCCACACCCGACCGGGAGAAGGGTATTATTTGAAAGTGGAGTGA
- a CDS encoding PAS domain-containing sensor histidine kinase: protein MLQQYIEAIESSNIVSRTDINGIITFANDEFCKISGYSREELIGKNHNIVRHPDVPAENFLRLWKTILAKKTYKATVKNLAKDGSTFYVNTTIVPILDQRGEIEEFVAIRYDVTREVELRMKLEAKERELAELNRNLEERVRQQTRQLQELNRNLEERVREEVAKNEEKQRMLLWQSRFASLGQMMANIAHQWRQPLTELNLSLYSLKEACRNDPDAAEELYTQSRKIIRSMSQTLDSFMDFFKPDRSSVTFPIHSSLEDALSLIRKALEKKRIRVKIEGDRSLRVTGIPNELTQVFVNLLQNAKEAFGESDDEERWLRIHLSRDENNAVIVVEDNAGGIPPEALERIFEPYFTTKHSSQGTGLGLFMSRMIVQKSFRGSMEAFNSLKGALFVIKIPLAKTISPPGETQ from the coding sequence ATGCTCCAGCAATATATCGAGGCGATCGAAAGTTCCAACATCGTCTCCCGGACCGACATCAACGGTATCATTACCTTCGCCAACGATGAATTCTGCAAAATTTCAGGATACAGCCGAGAGGAACTCATCGGGAAAAACCACAACATCGTGCGCCATCCCGACGTTCCCGCCGAGAATTTCCTCCGGCTCTGGAAAACCATCCTGGCCAAAAAGACCTACAAAGCCACTGTCAAAAACCTTGCCAAAGACGGCAGTACCTTCTACGTCAATACCACGATCGTTCCCATTCTCGATCAGCGGGGGGAGATCGAGGAGTTTGTGGCCATCCGCTACGATGTGACCCGGGAAGTGGAGCTTCGGATGAAGCTCGAAGCCAAAGAGCGGGAGCTGGCGGAGCTCAACCGCAATCTCGAAGAGCGGGTCCGACAGCAGACCCGGCAGCTCCAGGAGCTCAACCGCAACCTCGAAGAGAGGGTCCGGGAAGAGGTGGCGAAAAACGAAGAGAAACAGCGGATGCTGCTGTGGCAATCCCGTTTCGCCAGCCTGGGGCAGATGATGGCCAATATCGCCCATCAGTGGCGCCAACCCCTGACCGAGCTCAACCTCTCGCTCTACAGCCTCAAAGAAGCATGCCGAAACGATCCCGATGCCGCCGAAGAGCTTTACACCCAGAGCCGAAAAATCATCCGAAGTATGTCCCAGACGCTGGACAGTTTTATGGATTTCTTCAAACCCGACCGCAGCAGCGTCACCTTTCCGATCCACTCCAGCCTCGAAGATGCCCTCTCCCTCATTCGCAAGGCACTGGAGAAGAAGCGCATCCGGGTCAAAATCGAAGGGGACCGGAGCCTCCGGGTCACCGGCATTCCCAATGAATTGACCCAGGTCTTCGTCAATCTGCTTCAAAACGCCAAAGAGGCTTTCGGGGAGAGCGACGACGAGGAACGTTGGCTACGGATCCATCTCAGCCGGGATGAGAACAACGCCGTTATCGTCGTCGAAGACAATGCCGGGGGGATCCCTCCCGAGGCACTGGAACGAATCTTCGAACCCTATTTCACCACCAAACACAGTTCCCAGGGAACCGGGTTGGGACTTTTTATGTCCCGGATGATCGTGCAAAAGAGTTTTCGGGGTTCGATGGAAGCCTTCAACAGCCTCAAAGGGGCACTTTTCGTCATCAAAATCCCCCTCGCCAAAACCATTTCACCGCCGGGAGAGACCCAATGA
- the hpf gene encoding ribosome hibernation-promoting factor, HPF/YfiA family: protein MNKHIAGRHFELTEPIKNYIESAIDSLEKYNLEIISVHCIISGDEKNGKKGYNVEFVVNLKDKNTVVITQRDKDVYAAIDLALERMKKSLRRYADKIKDKSGNLSLRELESEIEEAEEQLDFVNDIDDDIVPMDLELHKPLDFEEARELLASDPKRQFIVFNDNEGRLRVMYKRADGKYGLY from the coding sequence ATGAACAAACATATCGCAGGCAGACACTTCGAACTGACCGAACCCATCAAGAACTATATCGAGAGCGCTATCGATAGCTTGGAGAAATACAACCTGGAGATCATCTCCGTCCACTGCATCATCTCCGGGGATGAGAAGAACGGAAAGAAAGGGTACAACGTCGAATTCGTCGTCAACCTCAAAGATAAGAACACCGTCGTCATCACCCAGCGGGACAAAGATGTCTACGCCGCGATCGACCTGGCCCTGGAGCGGATGAAGAAGAGCCTGCGCCGCTATGCCGACAAGATCAAGGACAAGAGCGGCAACCTGAGCCTGCGTGAGCTGGAGAGTGAAATCGAAGAGGCCGAGGAGCAGCTCGACTTCGTCAACGACATCGACGACGACATCGTCCCGATGGACCTGGAGCTCCACAAGCCCCTTGATTTCGAAGAGGCCCGTGAACTGCTCGCCTCCGATCCCAAACGCCAATTCATCGTCTTCAACGACAATGAAGGGCGCCTGCGGGTTATGTACAAGCGTGCCGACGGGAAATACGGACTCTATTAA
- a CDS encoding prepilin-type N-terminal cleavage/methylation domain-containing protein — protein sequence MREGKKIMTKRRSRGFTMIELVFVIVVIGILAALAIPRLKRDIRQEAADNILSAIRYTQHLALIDDKQSFNDPKWQGRFWAIQFTVSSSNVLNNFYTISSDTDNDTNVDKNETAIDPANGKYIYNAGGATTAINADESPNIFIGKKYGVNSLTTSGDCNGTQTIGFDHLGRPHVGFLGSGTPDSSSYMSRDCKLTFGFKDSSLNPLSIIITKETGYAYIEGQPGS from the coding sequence ATGAGAGAAGGAAAGAAGATTATGACAAAAAGAAGGAGTCGCGGTTTTACGATGATCGAACTGGTTTTCGTCATCGTCGTCATCGGTATCCTCGCAGCCTTGGCGATTCCAAGACTGAAACGGGACATAAGGCAGGAGGCAGCGGATAATATTCTTTCTGCCATCCGCTATACCCAACACCTGGCCTTGATAGATGATAAGCAGAGCTTCAACGATCCGAAGTGGCAAGGAAGATTTTGGGCGATTCAGTTCACTGTCTCTTCTTCCAATGTCTTGAACAATTTCTACACGATCAGTTCCGATACGGACAATGACACCAACGTCGACAAAAACGAAACGGCTATCGATCCCGCCAACGGTAAATATATCTATAATGCGGGTGGTGCAACGACTGCAATCAATGCCGACGAAAGCCCCAATATTTTCATTGGGAAAAAATACGGTGTCAATTCTCTAACGACTTCAGGGGACTGCAACGGCACGCAGACGATAGGTTTTGATCACCTCGGTCGCCCCCACGTGGGATTTCTCGGTAGCGGCACCCCCGATAGCAGCAGCTATATGTCGAGGGATTGCAAACTGACATTCGGTTTTAAGGATTCCAGTCTCAATCCCTTAAGCATCATCATCACCAAAGAGACCGGCTACGCCTATATAGAGGGCCAGCCCGGTTCTTGA
- a CDS encoding type IV pilus modification PilV family protein, producing MKNREMRKAFSMITAIFVIVLMATVAVLILSLSGKMVKETTAQFQREQAMLLAKSYTEYAVMAVTANDRNGTGNCLSDIDGNYGADPAHGKGYRIRVRLAYIGHADQIASCAATRTFANNVVTEKTPLNIIVDVYVEYKDPDNPSGPWLAYHRRTLQKI from the coding sequence ATGAAAAATAGAGAAATGAGAAAAGCCTTTTCGATGATCACGGCGATCTTCGTGATTGTCCTTATGGCGACGGTGGCGGTCCTAATCCTTAGCCTCTCGGGCAAAATGGTCAAGGAAACTACTGCGCAGTTCCAACGTGAGCAAGCGATGCTCCTAGCCAAGAGTTACACCGAATATGCCGTTATGGCCGTTACGGCCAATGACCGCAACGGTACGGGAAATTGCCTGAGTGATATCGATGGCAACTACGGGGCTGATCCTGCACACGGCAAGGGTTACCGCATCCGGGTACGCCTCGCCTATATCGGTCATGCTGATCAAATCGCCAGCTGTGCGGCAACGCGAACTTTCGCCAATAATGTCGTGACCGAAAAGACGCCTCTAAACATCATCGTCGATGTCTATGTGGAATACAAGGACCCCGACAATCCTTCGGGTCCCTGGCTAGCTTATCACAGACGAACACTGCAAAAGATATGA
- a CDS encoding type IV pilin protein — translation MKRFHKNKRDAFSMIELIFVIVVLGVVASLGSEMIAKVYKSYILQRAQHRAEIKTELAALQIANRLAAAIPGTVVRKDATGSSPTGGGTVEEITEPMSLPSNSYTVLQWVGADMDSFNSIGSTADRLPGWSGFIDLNTSDSTHLDSKGSKLSRARTIITNLNGGTFPGGFNPAVFFPDDPNAHLVNNLGDNDTRLTLLSPAPRIVEHYKLAWTSYALSVENGDLYLYYSFDPIPGWAIPNGTPKSLLLKNVTVFKFRGDGQTIRFKICASEDIGEDCNISVCKEKAVF, via the coding sequence ATGAAGCGTTTTCATAAAAACAAGAGAGATGCTTTCAGTATGATCGAACTGATCTTTGTCATCGTAGTCCTGGGGGTTGTTGCTTCCCTCGGCTCGGAGATGATCGCCAAAGTCTACAAGAGCTACATCCTCCAGCGGGCCCAACACCGAGCCGAGATCAAAACGGAACTGGCGGCTCTACAGATCGCCAATCGGCTCGCCGCTGCGATTCCCGGCACCGTGGTTCGCAAAGACGCCACCGGCAGTTCACCTACCGGTGGCGGAACTGTCGAAGAGATCACGGAACCGATGAGCTTGCCGAGCAACAGCTATACAGTGCTTCAATGGGTCGGTGCCGATATGGATAGCTTCAACTCGATCGGAAGCACCGCAGATCGACTGCCCGGCTGGAGTGGCTTCATCGATCTCAATACCAGCGACAGCACTCACCTCGACAGCAAAGGTTCAAAACTGAGCCGGGCTCGCACGATCATTACCAATCTCAACGGAGGCACATTCCCCGGCGGATTCAATCCCGCCGTCTTTTTCCCTGATGACCCTAATGCACATCTTGTAAACAATTTGGGAGACAATGACACCAGGCTCACCCTTCTTTCCCCTGCTCCCCGTATCGTCGAACACTACAAACTCGCCTGGACCTCCTACGCCCTTTCGGTTGAGAATGGAGACCTCTATCTCTATTATTCATTTGACCCCATTCCCGGCTGGGCGATTCCAAACGGAACTCCAAAATCTCTTCTCCTAAAAAATGTGACGGTCTTTAAGTTTCGGGGAGATGGTCAGACGATCCGATTCAAAATTTGCGCGTCGGAAGACATTGGCGAAGATTGCAATATATCAGTGTGTAAAGAGAAGGCGGTGTTCTGA
- a CDS encoding type II secretion system protein: MKRTLFHQARPAVAMIELIFAIVIIGIVLMSAPNLIRTVEKSGYVAIQQEAINEAAAHLNMVIGYHWDENDANESFLDPVLHVTSGDSGLDEVLLPDGNKSGRRAGTPKESYRKFIRSDGNDDLNASTILGLDSGESKGQEDDIDDFNGEPPYHLSNEGSPVTTTCTSDYVEKTTDISITTMVSYASDSPGGGGYIDPGSDKKITFNFPGAHSASTNIKKINVTLTSNSGVSELQKTIILKAFSCNIGATKLEERHF; the protein is encoded by the coding sequence GTGAAACGAACTCTATTCCATCAAGCTCGGCCTGCCGTCGCGATGATCGAGCTGATCTTCGCCATTGTCATCATCGGGATTGTCCTGATGTCCGCTCCCAATTTGATCCGAACGGTAGAGAAAAGCGGCTATGTGGCCATCCAGCAGGAAGCGATCAACGAAGCTGCCGCCCATCTTAACATGGTGATAGGCTACCATTGGGATGAGAACGATGCCAATGAGAGTTTCCTGGACCCTGTTTTGCATGTCACTAGTGGAGACTCGGGTCTGGATGAAGTCCTCTTGCCCGATGGGAACAAATCGGGCCGCAGAGCAGGAACCCCAAAAGAGAGTTACAGGAAATTTATCCGATCCGACGGGAATGACGATCTTAACGCTTCCACGATCCTGGGCCTTGACAGTGGAGAAAGCAAAGGTCAAGAAGATGACATTGATGATTTCAACGGAGAGCCCCCTTATCATCTTTCAAACGAGGGCTCGCCTGTTACGACGACCTGCACTTCAGACTATGTGGAAAAGACCACCGATATCAGCATCACGACAATGGTCTCTTACGCTTCGGACTCCCCCGGAGGCGGTGGCTATATCGACCCGGGCTCCGATAAAAAAATCACATTCAATTTTCCAGGGGCTCATAGTGCCTCTACAAATATCAAAAAGATCAATGTAACGCTTACCAGCAACAGTGGTGTATCCGAACTTCAAAAAACCATCATCCTAAAAGCCTTCAGCTGTAATATCGGGGCAACTAAGCTGGAAGAGAGGCATTTCTGA